From Pseudorca crassidens isolate mPseCra1 chromosome 15, mPseCra1.hap1, whole genome shotgun sequence, one genomic window encodes:
- the ZSCAN10 gene encoding zinc finger and SCAN domain-containing protein 10, whose amino-acid sequence MLAEPGPAAREPEQLGAVKLEEEEAAGQEDPRRPEARPRPEVAHQLFRCFQYQEDMGPRASLSRLRELCSHWLRPALHTKKQILELLVLEQFLSVLPPHLLARLQGQQLRDGEEVVLLLEGVQRESSNVGPLDFSFNAGKNCPRAEVTLEEQGGSFQVSSHSPKKEVPSEGPLALEPSQELSLSQPVPSKPAEMGAWRCPPSSKQPLSPGPKRTLQAPQESAPLGPELWPEENSGDQELAAVLESLTFEDVPAKKAWPVHPLGFGGRTPDEAFKEEEPKEVSWPAAISAKSQAESPRVAEEPHTQSLGPGPEVGGPGGEMSPPDRSEVLEVKVAGGAPKSEPEIKFICTDCGVSFPQLARLETHQLRSHPGARSFLCLCCGKSFGRSSILKLHMRTHTDERPHTCHLCGHRFRQSSHLSKHMQTHSSEPAFLCAECGQGFQRRARLMQHLLAHAQDQKPPGAPETKTPAPPELAIVLCSHCGQTFQRRSSLKRHLRIHAKDQGHQCSECSGSLRPGPELRPYVCGDCGKAFRRSEHLGAHRRVHTGERPFSCQVCGRSFSQSSQLVCHQRVHTGEKPYSCPHCGKRFMRRAGLARHLLTHGGPRPHHCTQCGKSFSQTQDLARHRRSHTGEKPCRCSECGEGFSQSAHLARHQRIHTGEKPHVCDTCGHRFRNSSNLARHRRSHTGERPYSCQKCGRSFRRNAHLQRHLATHAGAGDEGVSGQAEPPQECLECGKIFSRSCNLLRHMLVHTGARPYSCAQCGRSFSRNSHLLRHLRTHARETLY is encoded by the exons ATGCTTGCAGAACCAGGCCCGGCTGCACGGGAGCCAGAGCAGCTCGGAGCAGTCAAACTGGAAGAGGAAGAGGCTGCCGGCCAGGAGGACCCCAGGCGGCCAGAGGCCAGGCCCCGGCCCGAGGTGGCTCACCAGCTCTTCAGGTGCTTCCAGTATCAGGAGGACATGGGGCCGAGGGCATCCCTGAGCCGCCTCCGGGAGCTCTGTAGCCACTGGCTGCGGCCAGCTCTGCACACCAAGAAGCAGATCCTGGAGCTGCTGGTGCTGGAGCAGTTCCTGAGCGTGCTGCCCCCCCACCTCCTGGCCCGGCTCCAGGGCCAGCAGCTCAGGGATGGCGAAGAGGTGGTGTTGCTGCTGGAGGGTGTCCAGAGGGAGTCCAGCAATGTGGGGCCGCTG GATTTTAGTTTTAATGCTGGCAAGAATTGTCCCCGTGCAGAGGTCACCTTGGAGGAACAGGGGGGCTCTTTCCAAGTCTCCAGCCACAGCCCCAAGAAGGAAGTGCCCTCAGAAGGGCCTCTAGCCCTGGAGCCATCGCAGGAACTCTCGCTGTCCCAGCCAGTGCCCTCCAAGCCTGCTGAGATGGGGGCCTGGAGATGCCCCCCAAGTTCAAAGCAGCCACTGAGTCCAGGTCCCAAGAGAACATTGCAGGCCCCGCAAGAGAGCG CCCCGCTGGGCCCTGAGCTGTGGCCAGAGGAGAACTCTGGAGATCAGGAGCTAGCAGCTGTGCTG GAGTCCCTAACCTTTGAAGATGTCCCAGCAAAGAAGGCTTGGCCTGTGCATCCTCTGG GATTTGGAGGCAGAACCCCAGACGAGGCGTTTAAAGAAGAGGAACCGAAAGAGGTGTCCTGGCCTGCTGCCATCTCAGCAAAGTCTCAGGCAGAGAGTCCCAGGGTGGCAGAAGAGCCCCACACTCAGTCGCTCGGCCCGGGCCCTGAGGTGGGCGGCCCCGGTGGAGAAATGTCCCCTCCCGACAGGAGTGAAGTTCTGGAGGTCAAAGTGGCTGGGGGCGCCCCCAAGTCGGAGCCGGAGATAAAGTTCATCTGCACAGACTGCGGGGTGAGCTTCCCACAGCTGGCCCGCCTGGAGACGCACCAGCTGCGGTCTCACCCGGGCGCGCGGTCCTTCCTGTGCTTGTGCTGCGGGAAGAGCTTCGGCCGCAGCTCCATCCTCAAGCTGCACATGCGCACGCACACGGATGAGCGGCCGCACACCTGCCACCTCTGCGGCCACCGCTTCCGCCAGAGCTCGCACCTGAGCAAACACATGCAGACGCACTCCTCCGAGCCCGCCTTCCTGTGCGCCGAGTGCGGTCAGGGCTTCCAGCGCCGGGCCCGCCTCATGCAGCACCTTCTGGCGCACGCCCAGGACCAAAAGCCCCCAGGCGCCCCGGAGACCAAGACCCCAGCGCCCCCCGAGCTGGCCATCGTCCTGTGCTCCCACTGCGGCCAAACCTTCCAGCGCCGCTCCAGCCTCAAGCGCCATCTGCGGATCCACGCCAAGGACCAGGGCCACCAGTGCTCCGAGTGCTCGGGCAGCCTGCGTCCCGGGCCCGAGCTCAGGCCCTACGTGTGTGGCGACTGCGGCAAGGCTTTCCGGCGCAGCGAGCACCTGGGGGCACACCGGCGTGTGCACACAGGCGAGCGGCCCTTCTCCTGCCAGGTCTGCGGCCGCAGCTTCAGTCAGAGCTCCCAGCTGGTCTGCCACCAGCGGGTGCACACGGGCGAGAAGCCCTACAGCTGCCCACACTGCGGGAAGCGCTTCATGCGAAGGGCCGGCCTCGCCCGCCACCTCCTGACCCACGGCGGCCCGAGGCCCCACCACTGCACCCAGTGCGGCAAGAGCTTCAGCCAGACGCAGGACCTCGCCCGCCACCGGCGCAGCCACACCGGGGAGAAGCCCTGCCGCTGCAGCGAGTGTGGCGAGGGCTTTAGCCAGAGCGCCCACTTAGCGCGCCACCAGCGCATCCACACCGGGGAGAAGCCTCACGTCTGTGACACGTGCGGCCACCGCTTCCGCAACAGCTCCAACCTGGCCCGCCACCGCCGCAGCCACACGGGCGAGCGGCCCTACAGCTGCCAGAAGTGCGGCCGGAGCTTCCGGCGCAACGCCCACCTGCAGCGCCACCTGGCCACGCACGCCGGGGCAGGGGACGAGGGCGTGTCTGGGCAGGCTGAGCCCCCCCAGGAGTGCCTGGAGTGCGGCAAGATCTTCAGCCGCAGCTGCAACCTACTGCGGCACATGCTGGTGCACACGGGGGCCAGGCCCTACTCCTGCGCGCAGTGTGGCCGCAGCTTCAGCCGCAACTCCCACCTGCTACGCCACCTGAGAACCCACGCCCGGGAGACCCTGTACTAG